The following proteins are encoded in a genomic region of Coffea eugenioides isolate CCC68of chromosome 6, Ceug_1.0, whole genome shotgun sequence:
- the LOC113772981 gene encoding beta-1,4-mannosyl-glycoprotein 4-beta-N-acetylglucosaminyltransferase: MAPRPLRLSSRRPSRNIHIIIILLILVPVSIIGIFNHGQKISYFFRPLWDRPPEQFERLPHYYAENISMGQLCRLHGWTLRLEPRRVFDGIIFSNELDILEIRWHELLPYVTKFVILEANTTFTGVPKPVFFASNRDRFAFAEEKVVHDVFPSRILRRGSHENPFNLEAEQRGAMNRLLQGAGISEGDLLIMSDTDEIPSPHTVKLLQWCDGVPPVLHLELKHYLYSFEFPVDYSSWRATVHIYNPWTRYRHSRQSNFILSDAGWHCSFCFRYLREFVFKMTAYSHADRVRHRSFLKYSRIQKLICQGDDLFDMLPEEYTFKEIIKKMGSVPRSASAVHLPAYLVENAEKFKFLLPGGCTRSTG, from the coding sequence ATGGCCCCAAGACCCCTCCGCCTCAGCTCTAGACGCCCTTCTAGAAATATACATATCATTATAATACTCTTGATACTTGTTCCTGTCAGCATTATTGGAATATTTAACCATGGCCAGAAGATCTCCTATTTTTTCCGCCCACTTTGGGACCGACCTCCAGAACAGTTCGAACGCCTACCTCATTATTATGCAGAGAACATTTCCATGGGCCAACTCTGTCGTCTTCATGGCTGGACCTTGCGCTTAGAGCCGCGCCGAGTATTTGATGGCATTATATTTAGCAATGAGCTGGACATTCTTGAAATTAGGTGGCATGAACTCCTTCCTTATGTTACtaaatttgtaattttggaaGCCAACACCACCTTCACTGGCGTCCCGAAACCTGTCTTTTTTGCTTCAAATCGGGATCGATTTGCATTTGCAGAGGAAAAGGTTGTCCATGACGTATTTCCCAGTCGCATTCTTCGGCGTGGTTCACATGAAAACCCATTTAATCTTGAAGCAGAGCAGCGTGGGGCTATGAATCGATTACTTCAAGGGGCAGGTATTTCGGAGGGCGACCTCCTCATCATGTCGGACACTGATGAAATACCAAGTCCTCACACTGTGAAACTACTGCAGTGGTGTGATGGGGTACCTCCTGTCTTACATCTGGAGCTGAAGCACTATCTGTATTCCTTCGAATTCCCGGTTGACTATAGTAGTTGGCGTGCTACAGTCCACATTTACAACCCCTGGACCCGGTATCGACATTCGCGACAATCCAATTTTATTCTGTCCGATGCAGGATGGCACTGTAGCTTTTGCTTCCGGTATCTGCGAGAATTTGTGTTCAAAATGACTGCCTATAGTCATGCAGACCGAGTTAGGCACAGAAGTTTTTTGAAGTACTCCAGGATTCAGAAGCTCATCTGTCAAGGAGATGATCTTTTTGACATGTTACCTGAAGAGTATACTTTTAAGGAAATTATCAAGAAAATGGGTTCAGTACCTCGTTCAGCATCTGCAGTACATCTTCCTGCTTACTTGGTGGAGAATGCAgaaaagttcaaattccttctccCTGGAGGTTGTACTCGCTCAACAGGATGA